Proteins from a single region of Lachnospiraceae bacterium:
- the tuf gene encoding elongation factor Tu: MAKAKFERTKPHVNIGTIGHVDHGKTTLTAAITKTLHQRLGTGEAVAFDMIDKAPEERERGITISTAHVEYETENRHYAHVDCPGHADYVKNMITGAAQMDGAILVVAATDGVMAQTREHILLSRQVGVPYIVVFMNKCDMVDDEELLELVDMEIRELLTEYEFPGDDTPIIQGSALKALEDPSSEWGDKILELMKSVDEYIPTPERDTEKPFLMPVEDVFSITGRGTVATGRVERGVLHVSEEVELIGLTTEIKKYVVTGIEMFHKLLDEAQTGDNIGALLRGIQRDEIQRGQVLAKPGSVTPHHKVKGQVYVLKKEEGGRHTPFLTNYRPQFYFRTTDVTGVITLPEGTEMCMPGDNVEMGIELIYPVAMEKGLRFAIREGGRTVGSGSITEIIE; this comes from the coding sequence ATGGCAAAAGCTAAGTTTGAAAGAACTAAACCCCATGTAAACATTGGAACCATTGGTCACGTTGACCATGGTAAAACCACTTTGACCGCTGCCATCACCAAGACTCTTCATCAGAGACTTGGTACCGGTGAGGCTGTAGCCTTCGATATGATCGATAAGGCTCCCGAAGAGAGAGAGCGTGGTATTACTATTTCTACCGCACACGTTGAGTATGAGACAGAGAATCGTCACTATGCCCATGTTGACTGCCCTGGCCATGCTGACTATGTAAAGAACATGATCACTGGTGCAGCACAGATGGACGGCGCTATTCTGGTAGTTGCTGCTACCGATGGTGTTATGGCTCAGACTCGTGAGCACATCCTCCTGTCTCGTCAGGTAGGCGTTCCTTATATCGTTGTATTTATGAACAAATGCGATATGGTAGATGACGAAGAGCTCTTAGAGCTGGTTGATATGGAAATCCGTGAGCTGCTTACCGAGTATGAGTTCCCGGGAGATGATACTCCGATTATTCAGGGTTCTGCTCTGAAGGCTCTGGAAGATCCGAGCAGCGAGTGGGGTGACAAGATTCTTGAGCTGATGAAGTCTGTTGATGAGTATATCCCGACTCCTGAGCGTGATACAGAGAAGCCTTTCCTGATGCCTGTTGAGGACGTATTCTCTATTACTGGCCGTGGTACTGTTGCTACCGGTCGTGTAGAGCGTGGTGTTCTGCATGTATCTGAAGAGGTTGAGCTGATTGGTTTGACCACCGAAATTAAGAAATATGTTGTAACTGGTATTGAGATGTTCCATAAGCTGTTGGATGAGGCTCAGACTGGCGATAATATCGGTGCTCTGCTGCGTGGTATTCAGAGAGATGAGATCCAGAGAGGTCAGGTTCTGGCTAAGCCTGGTTCTGTAACCCCTCACCACAAAGTAAAGGGTCAGGTATACGTTTTGAAGAAGGAAGAGGGTGGCCGTCATACTCCTTTCCTGACCAACTATCGTCCTCAGTTCTATTTCAGAACTACCGACGTTACCGGTGTCATCACGCTGCCTGAGGGTACCGAGATGTGCATGCCTGGCGATAACGTTGAGATGGGCATCGAGCTGATCTACCCTGTTGCTATGGAAAAAGGACTGCGTTTTGCTATCCGCGAGGGTGGCCGTACCGTAGGTTCCGGTTCCATCACAGAGATCATCGAATAA
- a CDS encoding exodeoxyribonuclease III, whose amino-acid sequence MKLISWNVNGLRACMQKGFKEFFDASDADFFCLQETKLQEGQIDFAPEGYYAYWNYAEKKGYSGTAIFTKHKPLRVSYGIGIEEHDHEGRVITLEYENFYVITVYTPNSKRELLRLPYRMIWEDDFLAYLKKLETVKPVIYCGDLKTEHSSYTSDVKRKPVIICGDLNVAAAPIDLRNPKSNERNAGYTPEEREKMRCLLESGFVDTFRYMYPDKQEFSWWSYMRNSREKNIGWRIDYFLISEFAKSSIKDAGIMTDIYGSDHAPVLLDVDI is encoded by the coding sequence ATGAAACTCATATCATGGAATGTCAACGGATTAAGAGCTTGTATGCAAAAGGGGTTCAAAGAGTTTTTTGATGCCTCGGATGCGGATTTCTTTTGTTTACAGGAGACAAAGCTGCAGGAAGGCCAGATTGATTTTGCACCGGAAGGATATTATGCATACTGGAATTATGCTGAAAAGAAGGGGTATTCTGGTACTGCCATTTTTACTAAGCATAAGCCTTTGCGTGTGAGCTATGGGATAGGCATTGAAGAGCATGATCATGAAGGGCGCGTGATCACATTGGAATATGAAAACTTTTATGTGATCACCGTGTATACGCCTAATTCCAAGCGAGAGCTCCTGCGCCTTCCGTATCGGATGATTTGGGAGGATGATTTTTTAGCATATTTAAAAAAGCTTGAAACTGTTAAGCCAGTTATTTATTGTGGAGACCTTAAGACTGAGCACTCATCATATACATCAGATGTGAAAAGAAAACCGGTGATTATTTGTGGTGATCTGAATGTGGCAGCTGCCCCAATAGATTTGCGCAATCCTAAATCAAACGAACGAAACGCTGGATATACTCCCGAGGAGAGGGAAAAAATGCGCTGCCTGCTAGAATCTGGATTTGTAGATACGTTTCGCTATATGTACCCTGATAAGCAAGAATTTTCTTGGTGGAGTTATATGCGCAATTCAAGAGAAAAGAATATCGGTTGGCGCATTGATTACTTTCTGATATCCGAATTTGCAAAATCCAGTATCAAAGATGCAGGAATTATGACGGATATTTACGGCTCCGATCATGCACCGGTATTACTTGATGTGGACATCTAG
- a CDS encoding recombinase family protein gives MDIYAIYLRKSRKDIEAEAMGAGETLKRHKEILIELAEKKGLYVGKIYSEIVSGETIEARPEIQKLIADCYAGLYRGIIIVEVTRLSRGNQGDAQKIIDCLKYANNNTGLLVVTPTKTYDVAHNSDDEEYMEFELFMSRREYKMIQKRLDRGRKQAVVEGNYMGSYRPYGWNIIKSKRSRTLTPHPQEFDVGKMMYEWRIKEKMSPGKIAKRLTSMGIPTYRGELEWSKDSVKSILMNPVNMGKVRWNDRMRIKTMVDGKLKTSRPRSNHTEHYMLFDGKHEAMVDEETFMEANKDFKTDKTKSGLKLINPLAGLLACKSCGKMMHYSKHKGNTRDRYTHPLSQFCTVKSAAVNDVMDALTQCLKLYIDDFEVKVDNLPDVDEGALIDRIDKLQAQLKATKRKLEKAFDDYENGIYTSNEFLERKSKHNATIESIEQQIAEIESTMPEKVEYEEKVLLLSDALESLQDDEIDAQDKNQFLKNIIEKIDYSRDSEGQFVLDVHIK, from the coding sequence ATGGATATATATGCAATCTATCTTCGAAAATCAAGAAAAGACATAGAGGCGGAGGCAATGGGTGCCGGTGAAACTCTAAAACGGCATAAAGAAATACTGATTGAACTGGCCGAGAAAAAAGGCCTATACGTTGGCAAAATCTATTCCGAGATCGTTTCCGGAGAAACAATAGAGGCAAGGCCAGAAATTCAAAAACTGATCGCTGATTGCTATGCTGGGCTATATCGAGGGATTATTATTGTAGAAGTAACCAGATTGTCGCGAGGTAATCAAGGGGATGCCCAGAAGATAATAGACTGCCTAAAGTATGCAAACAACAACACCGGCCTGCTGGTCGTAACGCCAACAAAAACATATGACGTAGCGCACAATTCAGATGATGAAGAGTACATGGAATTTGAATTATTCATGAGCCGCCGCGAATACAAGATGATTCAAAAACGACTTGACCGGGGCCGGAAACAGGCTGTCGTTGAGGGAAACTATATGGGTAGCTATCGACCATATGGCTGGAATATCATAAAATCAAAACGAAGCCGAACTCTAACGCCGCATCCGCAGGAATTTGATGTTGGGAAAATGATGTACGAGTGGCGTATAAAAGAAAAAATGTCCCCCGGTAAAATCGCCAAGCGCCTGACCTCAATGGGCATTCCAACATATAGAGGCGAACTGGAATGGTCAAAAGACAGCGTGAAATCAATTCTAATGAATCCGGTAAATATGGGAAAAGTCCGTTGGAATGATCGAATGCGGATTAAAACAATGGTAGATGGCAAACTTAAAACTAGCAGACCGAGATCAAATCATACAGAGCACTATATGCTATTTGATGGAAAACACGAAGCAATGGTCGATGAGGAGACATTCATGGAAGCAAATAAAGATTTCAAAACAGACAAAACAAAAAGCGGATTAAAACTGATCAATCCGCTGGCCGGTCTACTCGCATGCAAGAGCTGCGGCAAAATGATGCACTACAGCAAACATAAGGGAAATACTCGAGATAGATATACACATCCCCTATCTCAGTTTTGTACTGTTAAATCCGCAGCGGTTAATGACGTTATGGATGCCCTTACGCAGTGTTTAAAACTATATATAGATGATTTTGAGGTTAAAGTGGATAATCTTCCTGATGTAGATGAAGGGGCCCTTATCGATCGAATAGACAAGCTTCAGGCACAATTAAAAGCTACAAAGCGAAAACTCGAGAAAGCGTTTGATGATTACGAAAACGGAATCTACACATCAAATGAATTTTTGGAAAGAAAGTCAAAACATAATGCAACGATCGAATCAATTGAGCAGCAAATCGCGGAAATAGAAAGCACCATGCCGGAAAAAGTTGAGTATGAGGAAAAAGTCCTGCTGCTTTCCGATGCATTGGAATCGCTGCAGGACGATGAAATTGATGCACAAGATAAAAATCAATTTTTAAAAAATATCATTGAGAAGATTGATTATAGCCGGGATTCTGAAGGCCAATTTGTCCTAGATGTCCACATCAAGTAA
- a CDS encoding helix-turn-helix transcriptional regulator encodes MNYKLCADPGAIMDMYFVFVIYFNQESWEAHIADTPDDLIYYKNIVEEIGEIDQRCAVFFKQKQHTMSFFSRMVFIRTMHDLGGKINISDIFAILNGSDIPVRQLLWDFWTDNAPMPDNSYDIARYISNTLNCDENVKQLLIAYFDDPEIYEKSLKNAIADKYSIILGMRKKYEIDVPRYVDALDADPDAFVARAFTEINCEKSPSTQYISFCLLHRKIIYIYQSPNIILLGLDYLSNAHGGYTNDLTILANALKNPDQMNIIKYIMKNGESSMHEISAALGMHLDAASYQLVVLDNAKIVIPHQSSGTTFYKFRPGIFNKIATLI; translated from the coding sequence ATGAACTATAAATTATGCGCAGATCCCGGCGCTATTATGGATATGTACTTTGTATTTGTAATATATTTTAATCAGGAATCATGGGAAGCACATATTGCAGATACGCCAGATGATCTAATTTACTATAAAAATATTGTAGAGGAGATTGGAGAAATCGATCAACGCTGTGCTGTGTTTTTCAAACAGAAACAACATACGATGTCATTTTTTTCACGTATGGTTTTTATTCGTACTATGCATGATCTAGGGGGTAAAATAAATATTTCAGATATATTCGCTATATTGAATGGAAGTGATATCCCTGTCCGACAGCTGCTATGGGATTTCTGGACAGATAATGCACCTATGCCAGACAATAGTTATGATATAGCCAGATACATATCAAATACGCTAAATTGTGATGAAAATGTAAAACAGCTGTTGATAGCATATTTTGATGATCCGGAGATATATGAAAAATCGTTGAAGAATGCCATAGCTGATAAATATAGTATAATTTTAGGAATGAGAAAAAAATATGAAATTGATGTGCCTAGATATGTTGATGCTCTTGATGCGGATCCGGATGCATTTGTTGCACGGGCGTTTACAGAAATAAATTGCGAAAAATCGCCTAGCACACAATATATATCATTTTGCCTATTGCACAGAAAAATCATTTATATCTATCAGTCCCCGAATATTATTTTATTGGGATTGGATTACCTATCGAATGCACATGGCGGTTATACGAATGATTTAACGATTTTAGCTAATGCGCTGAAAAATCCAGATCAAATGAACATTATAAAATATATTATGAAAAATGGAGAATCATCAATGCATGAAATATCAGCTGCACTTGGCATGCATCTGGATGCTGCATCCTATCAGTTGGTTGTTTTGGACAATGCAAAAATTGTCATTCCGCATCAATCATCAGGCACTACATTTTACAAATTCAGACCTGGGATATTTAACAAAATTGCAACGCTGATCTAA
- a CDS encoding HicB family protein, with translation MLSMYPACFYAEDGAYSVVFPDLNWLATEGSDFEEAMEMAVDCLAGYLYSCQKDGDEIPSPSKMTDIDPVAIAKELTPEAPECESFVNMVSVDVAAYAKEHFEKSVKKTITIPAWLNTLALEHDVNFSQTLQDALKEKLHVV, from the coding sequence ATGTTATCTATGTACCCGGCTTGTTTTTATGCAGAAGATGGTGCTTACTCTGTTGTCTTTCCCGATCTTAATTGGCTGGCCACAGAGGGATCCGATTTTGAAGAGGCGATGGAAATGGCTGTTGATTGTCTTGCAGGCTACCTGTACTCCTGCCAAAAAGACGGAGATGAAATCCCTTCCCCATCTAAAATGACTGATATTGATCCCGTAGCTATCGCAAAAGAGTTGACTCCCGAGGCCCCAGAGTGTGAATCATTTGTCAATATGGTATCGGTTGATGTGGCAGCATACGCCAAAGAGCATTTTGAAAAATCCGTTAAAAAGACTATTACTATTCCTGCATGGCTCAATACGCTAGCGCTGGAACATGATGTCAATTTTTCGCAGACACTGCAAGATGCATTGAAGGAAAAGCTGCATGTCGTTTAG
- a CDS encoding type II toxin-antitoxin system HicA family toxin: MPLKPREMEKIILADGWIFKHQVGSHKHYVHPTKPGKVTIPFHTGKDLSKKTENSIRKQAGLK, translated from the coding sequence ATGCCATTAAAACCACGAGAAATGGAGAAAATAATCCTTGCAGATGGATGGATTTTCAAGCATCAAGTAGGATCACATAAACATTATGTACACCCTACGAAGCCCGGAAAAGTTACAATTCCTTTTCATACAGGTAAGGACTTGAGCAAGAAAACCGAGAACTCCATCAGGAAACAGGCGGGGCTCAAGTAG
- a CDS encoding helix-turn-helix transcriptional regulator, translating into MKTLGEKIRSARQRRGMTMAQLAEEIGVAVSTLTNYENNYRIPDLKIAKRIIEALNIDSDYFLGINRFITKPDHASDLVLTPHEENLVRAYRRSDQKEDVNKLLNIYDVDFVNSFILKYNEFPKQVQQEIETMLMQKMMEEKRAKWTSSEDKDKDTP; encoded by the coding sequence TTGAAAACACTCGGGGAAAAAATCAGGTCTGCACGACAGCGCCGTGGAATGACAATGGCGCAGCTGGCAGAGGAAATCGGCGTAGCAGTATCAACGCTAACAAATTATGAAAATAATTATAGAATTCCTGACCTAAAAATAGCCAAACGCATAATCGAAGCACTGAATATAGACTCTGACTATTTTTTAGGGATAAATCGGTTTATCACAAAACCAGATCACGCATCTGATCTTGTTCTAACGCCCCATGAAGAAAATTTAGTAAGAGCCTATCGGCGATCAGATCAAAAAGAAGATGTCAATAAGTTATTGAATATATATGATGTCGACTTTGTTAACTCTTTCATTTTGAAATATAATGAATTTCCCAAACAAGTACAGCAGGAAATCGAAACCATGCTGATGCAAAAAATGATGGAAGAGAAACGGGCTAAATGGACATCCTCCGAAGATAAAGACAAAGACACGCCTTGA
- a CDS encoding helix-turn-helix transcriptional regulator, with amino-acid sequence MKKLETIRDRICRVFEHSGLNQTDFAKKINVTPAYVWKIINREDTTPSERIIEDICEQFNISIDWLKTGEGDMILPPSRAAELSKFAATVFKEGPDSFKSRFLSVLANLNENEWEVLATIAEKLAEKKG; translated from the coding sequence TTGAAAAAATTGGAAACTATCAGAGATCGTATATGCCGGGTATTTGAACATAGTGGTTTGAATCAAACAGATTTTGCAAAAAAAATAAACGTGACTCCCGCCTATGTTTGGAAAATAATCAATAGGGAAGACACCACGCCAAGTGAACGTATAATTGAAGATATATGCGAACAGTTTAATATTAGTATAGACTGGTTAAAGACCGGAGAAGGCGATATGATCCTGCCTCCCAGCAGGGCAGCCGAATTGTCAAAATTCGCAGCAACGGTATTTAAGGAAGGGCCAGATAGTTTTAAATCTCGATTTCTATCTGTTTTGGCCAACTTGAATGAAAATGAATGGGAAGTATTGGCGACCATCGCGGAGAAGCTGGCAGAAAAAAAAGGCTGA
- a CDS encoding helix-turn-helix transcriptional regulator, with protein sequence MHNSQEVAITIKALAKQNKITIKELLSECNLSINTLSSMQSGGFYPRIEAIVKIADYLDCSVDYLLGRTDKPEINK encoded by the coding sequence ATGCATAATTCACAAGAAGTTGCGATAACAATTAAGGCGCTTGCTAAACAGAACAAAATTACAATTAAAGAATTGCTTTCTGAATGCAACCTAAGTATAAATACCTTATCTTCTATGCAATCAGGAGGGTTTTATCCAAGAATAGAAGCAATCGTTAAGATCGCCGATTACCTTGACTGCTCTGTTGACTACCTCCTTGGTCGCACCGACAAGCCAGAGATAAATAAGTAA
- a CDS encoding helix-turn-helix transcriptional regulator, with product MSVGAMIRKKREEKGLQQVDVADRVGISQAMLCQIERGTKNPSLQVSKEIANVLGCQIEDLLE from the coding sequence GTGAGCGTAGGCGCAATGATTCGGAAAAAGCGAGAGGAGAAAGGCTTGCAGCAAGTGGATGTTGCAGATCGTGTCGGAATCTCTCAGGCAATGTTATGCCAGATTGAGAGAGGTACTAAGAATCCATCGCTGCAAGTGAGTAAGGAAATAGCAAACGTGCTAGGCTGTCAGATCGAAGATTTACTGGAATAA
- a CDS encoding YqaJ viral recombinase family protein: protein MAVKMLTFDSREEWLKGRGRTIGGSDASAVIGLNRWKSNVDLFLEKTGQKEPDDISEKPYVKYGNDAEMHLRELFRLDFPQYRVEYVANNMWINDKYPWAHYSADGWLFDEAGRLGVLEIKTTEILKSMQKEKWNNRVPDNYFVQCLHGMAVMDAECCWLKGQLKTVFEGVPYLQTRHYCIERSEVQDQIDYLMQEEEKFWLSMQKKECPPLVLPDVI, encoded by the coding sequence ATGGCGGTTAAGATGCTGACATTTGATAGCCGGGAGGAATGGCTGAAAGGCCGTGGGCGTACCATAGGAGGCTCGGATGCATCGGCAGTTATTGGGTTAAATAGATGGAAATCGAATGTTGATCTTTTTCTTGAAAAGACAGGTCAAAAAGAGCCTGACGATATATCAGAAAAACCATATGTGAAATATGGAAATGATGCAGAAATGCACCTGCGGGAACTTTTTCGGTTAGATTTTCCGCAATACCGAGTTGAGTATGTAGCAAACAATATGTGGATCAATGATAAATACCCGTGGGCGCATTACTCTGCAGATGGATGGCTTTTCGATGAGGCTGGAAGGCTTGGCGTTTTAGAAATCAAAACAACCGAAATTCTGAAAAGCATGCAGAAAGAAAAGTGGAATAACCGGGTGCCAGATAACTACTTCGTGCAATGTCTGCACGGCATGGCGGTAATGGATGCGGAATGCTGCTGGCTAAAAGGTCAACTGAAAACAGTTTTTGAGGGTGTCCCTTACCTGCAAACAAGGCACTACTGCATTGAAAGAAGCGAAGTGCAAGATCAGATTGATTATTTGATGCAGGAAGAAGAAAAATTCTGGTTAAGTATGCAAAAAAAAGAATGTCCGCCGCTGGTATTACCAGATGTAATTTGA
- a CDS encoding DUF1351 domain-containing protein, whose translation MELRIEQFQLPKKIEFNFAELKEELAAKVEKYNGLVYDDSQIKLAKSDVSNLRKLKKALNDERIRKEKEYMQPFNEFKAEINEVIQIIDQPIAMISRQIEDYDNQKKQQKLIEIREYFDSCERPEWLNFDQIFDERWLNASVSMKQVAVAIDERLDQIEIEMKTLKTLPEFSFEAIETYKHSLNINMAIAEGQRLAEIQKRKAEEVARRQQEAEEKAKQEAAVLHAAPTENDQSMEVQIEMPVREWISFKAYLSVEEARELCAWFKQNGIQYGPAR comes from the coding sequence ATGGAGCTAAGGATTGAACAATTTCAGCTGCCGAAAAAGATTGAGTTTAATTTTGCAGAACTGAAAGAAGAGCTCGCCGCCAAGGTTGAGAAGTATAACGGTCTTGTCTATGACGATTCTCAGATCAAGCTTGCGAAATCGGATGTTTCAAATCTGAGAAAGCTGAAAAAGGCCTTGAATGATGAACGAATCCGCAAGGAAAAAGAGTACATGCAACCGTTTAACGAGTTTAAGGCAGAGATCAATGAGGTTATTCAGATTATTGATCAGCCGATTGCTATGATCAGCAGGCAGATCGAGGACTATGACAACCAAAAGAAGCAGCAAAAGCTAATCGAAATCAGAGAATATTTTGACAGCTGCGAGCGCCCTGAATGGCTGAATTTCGATCAGATTTTTGATGAAAGATGGCTGAATGCCTCGGTATCGATGAAGCAGGTTGCTGTTGCTATTGATGAAAGATTAGACCAGATCGAGATTGAGATGAAAACATTGAAAACTCTTCCGGAATTTTCATTTGAGGCAATTGAAACCTACAAGCACAGCCTAAACATCAACATGGCAATAGCGGAAGGCCAGCGGTTGGCTGAAATTCAGAAGAGAAAGGCAGAAGAAGTTGCCAGAAGGCAGCAGGAAGCAGAGGAAAAGGCAAAACAGGAAGCGGCTGTCCTGCATGCTGCACCGACAGAAAATGATCAATCTATGGAAGTGCAGATAGAAATGCCTGTTAGAGAGTGGATATCCTTCAAAGCATATCTCAGCGTTGAAGAGGCACGGGAACTTTGTGCATGGTTTAAACAGAACGGCATCCAGTACGGACCGGCAAGGTAA
- a CDS encoding transmembrane Fragile-X-F protein → MGFTEILTIIFVVLKCFGLISWSWWLVLLPELIAFALYLLLIVHAIYTYYQVAKEAKKFRKSFFDDLMKH, encoded by the coding sequence ATGGGATTTACAGAAATTTTGACAATTATCTTTGTTGTATTAAAGTGCTTCGGCCTTATCAGCTGGTCATGGTGGCTTGTGCTACTGCCGGAACTGATTGCATTTGCGTTGTATCTGCTCCTGATTGTGCATGCGATTTACACGTATTATCAGGTCGCAAAGGAAGCTAAAAAATTCAGGAAATCGTTTTTTGATGACCTGATGAAACATTAA
- the bet gene encoding phage recombination protein Bet, whose amino-acid sequence MAVTNQITPRKNSTQILEYEANGEKVKLSPQTVRNYLVSGGGNVSDQEVVMFLNLCKYQHLNPFLREAYLIKYGNSPATIVTGKDVFIKRAKRNPAFMGKQSGIIVQTENGETIEREGTFHLQEEKIVGGWAKVFVRGYEHPEYASVAFDEYAGRKSNGELNSQWASKPATMIKKVALVQALRETFPEDFNGLYVQEEKPETSEIVLDETIISEPAQLQQEVQPVQQIQQEPVQTADNVQAALFGDNF is encoded by the coding sequence ATGGCAGTAACAAATCAAATCACACCACGCAAGAACAGCACTCAAATTCTTGAGTACGAAGCAAACGGCGAAAAGGTTAAACTTTCGCCGCAAACCGTAAGAAACTATCTTGTTTCCGGCGGCGGCAATGTCAGCGATCAGGAAGTCGTGATGTTTCTCAATCTTTGCAAGTACCAACACCTTAATCCGTTTCTAAGGGAGGCGTACCTCATCAAGTATGGTAACAGTCCGGCAACGATCGTCACAGGTAAGGACGTATTTATTAAGAGGGCAAAGCGTAATCCTGCTTTCATGGGAAAACAGTCTGGAATTATCGTGCAGACGGAAAACGGCGAAACGATTGAGCGGGAAGGAACTTTTCACCTGCAGGAAGAGAAGATAGTCGGCGGCTGGGCAAAAGTATTTGTGAGAGGTTATGAGCATCCAGAATATGCCTCTGTAGCATTTGACGAATACGCAGGCAGAAAAAGCAATGGGGAGCTCAATAGCCAATGGGCATCCAAACCGGCAACCATGATCAAAAAGGTTGCTCTCGTGCAGGCGTTACGCGAAACATTCCCAGAGGATTTTAACGGTCTGTATGTGCAGGAAGAAAAACCCGAGACTTCTGAGATTGTGCTTGATGAAACAATAATTTCAGAGCCAGCTCAGCTGCAGCAAGAAGTGCAGCCAGTGCAGCAGATACAGCAGGAACCAGTGCAGACCGCTGACAATGTGCAAGCGGCGCTGTTTGGTGATAATTTTTAA
- a CDS encoding single-stranded DNA-binding protein, producing the protein MNKFIISGRLCADPEIRYTQNGTLVVTFDFAVNRRFKREGDPDADFFRCSAFGKTAEVFQKCSITKGTKLILEGEVRNNNYTDKEGVKHYSVQVVVSSIEFCESKAADQNSQEAAPAYAPNNTGYNAAVTAAHAFPPAPQYSQESIGYDGFEEYQSDEGLPF; encoded by the coding sequence ATGAATAAATTCATCATATCTGGCCGGCTCTGTGCCGACCCTGAGATCAGGTATACGCAGAATGGGACACTGGTTGTCACTTTTGATTTTGCTGTCAATCGACGTTTTAAGCGGGAGGGTGATCCGGATGCCGATTTCTTCCGCTGTAGCGCATTCGGAAAAACCGCTGAGGTATTTCAAAAATGCAGTATCACGAAGGGTACGAAGTTGATACTGGAAGGCGAAGTGCGCAATAACAACTACACCGACAAGGAAGGAGTGAAGCACTACAGCGTGCAAGTTGTTGTTTCGTCGATAGAATTTTGCGAAAGCAAAGCAGCAGATCAAAACTCGCAGGAAGCTGCACCTGCATATGCACCGAATAACACGGGATATAATGCTGCCGTTACCGCTGCGCATGCATTCCCGCCAGCGCCGCAATACTCGCAAGAATCTATTGGATATGACGGATTTGAGGAATATCAGTCAGATGAGGGGCTCCCGTTTTAA
- a CDS encoding DUF1064 domain-containing protein: MAKYRSKKTIIDGITFDSLKEARRYRELRLLEKAGAISDLRTQVRFVLIPAQREPDGIGKRGGKIKGKLIERECIYVADFCYTENGAQIVEDTKGFRTKDYIIKRKLLLWIHGIRIRET, from the coding sequence ATGGCGAAGTATCGAAGCAAAAAAACGATCATTGACGGAATAACGTTCGATTCACTGAAAGAGGCCCGGAGATATAGGGAGCTGCGCCTGCTAGAAAAGGCGGGCGCAATCTCTGATCTCCGCACGCAAGTCAGGTTTGTTCTCATTCCTGCACAGCGGGAGCCGGACGGAATCGGGAAACGTGGCGGCAAGATCAAGGGAAAACTGATTGAGCGGGAATGCATCTACGTGGCAGATTTTTGCTATACAGAAAATGGTGCTCAAATTGTGGAAGATACAAAGGGATTTCGGACAAAGGATTACATAATCAAGAGAAAACTTCTCTTGTGGATTCATGGAATCCGGATCCGAGAGACTTAA
- a CDS encoding type II toxin-antitoxin system PemK/MazF family toxin yields MDIRRGDIFYIYKQAYTGSEQESGRPAIVVSNNIGNEHAPIVSVVYMTTQEKNNQPTHAKVNCNKRECTVLCEQVATVSKSKIGSYITSCTEEEMDEVDAALACALGLDFDIVYAEDEKISRRI; encoded by the coding sequence ATGGATATTCGAAGGGGAGATATATTTTATATCTACAAACAGGCGTATACAGGCAGCGAACAGGAGTCAGGAAGGCCGGCAATTGTAGTATCAAACAATATCGGCAATGAGCATGCACCTATTGTCAGTGTAGTATACATGACAACGCAAGAGAAAAACAACCAGCCAACGCATGCAAAAGTGAATTGTAATAAACGGGAATGCACGGTCCTTTGCGAACAGGTTGCAACGGTATCCAAAAGCAAGATTGGCAGCTATATTACATCTTGCACTGAAGAGGAAATGGATGAGGTAGATGCAGCCCTTGCCTGTGCGTTAGGTCTGGATTTTGATATAGTATATGCGGAAGATGAAAAGATATCAAGGAGAATTTGA